The following proteins come from a genomic window of Perognathus longimembris pacificus isolate PPM17 chromosome 12, ASM2315922v1, whole genome shotgun sequence:
- the Lratd2 gene encoding protein LRATD2, translating into MGNQVEKLTHLSYKEVPTADPTGVDRDDGPRIGVSYIFSNDDEDAEPQPPPPQGLDGGGGLPDAGGDGSAPPPPPQPYDPRQHEVECSVFYRDECIYQKSFAPGSAALSTYTPENLLNKCNPGDLVEFVSQAQYPHWAVYVGNFQVVHLHRLEVSNSFLTDASQGRRGRVVNDLYRYKPLSPSAVVRNALAHVGAKERELSWRNSESFAAWCRYGKREFKIGGELRIGKQPYRLQIQLSAQRSHTLEFQSLEDLIMEKRRNDQIGRAAVLQELATHLHPAEPMEGDSDAVRTTPPPPPPRRPPALGSEEEHRETVAH; encoded by the coding sequence ATGGGTAACCAGGTGGAGAAACTGACCCACCTAAGTTACAAGGAAGTTCCCACCGCCGACCCGACGGGCGTGGACCGGGACGACGGGCCCCGCATCGGGGTCTCCTACATCTTCTCCAACGACGACGAGGACGCGgagccgcagccgccgccgccccaGGGGCTCGATGGAGGCGGCGGGTTGCCGGACGCCGGGGGGGACGGTTcggcgccgccgcccccgccgcagcCCTACGACCCGCGGCAGCACGAGGTCGAGTGCTCGGTCTTCTACCGCGACGAGTGCATCTACCAGAAGAGCTTTGCGCCCGGCTCGGCGGCGCTGAGCACCTACACACCCGAGAACCTGCTCAACAAGTGCAACCCGGGCGATCTGGTGGAGTTCGTGTCCCAGGCGCAGTACCCGCACTGGGCGGTGTACGTGGGCAATTTCCAGGTGGTGCACCTGCACCGGCTGGAGGTGAGCAATAGCTTCCTGACCGACGCGAGCCAGGGCCGTCGCGGCCGCGTGGTGAACGACCTGTACCGGTACAAACCGCTCAGCCCCAGCGCGGTGGTGCGCAACGCGCTGGCGCACGTGGGCGCCAAGGAGCGCGAGCTCAGCTGGCGCAACTCGGAGAGCTTTGCCGCCTGGTGCCGCTATGGCAAGCGCGAGTTCAAGATCGGCGGCGAGCTGCGCATCGGCAAGCAGCCCTACCGCTTGCAGATTCAGCTCTCGGCGCAGCGCAGCCACACGCTCGAGTTCCAGAGCCTGGAGGATTTGATCATGGAGAAAAGGCGCAACGACCAGATCGGCCGCGCCGCCGTGCTGCAGGAACTCGCCACGCACCTGCACCCGGCCGAACCGATGGAGGGCGACAGCGATGCGGTCCGGActacgccgccgccgccgcctccccggcGCCCCCCCGCGCTGGGCTCCGAGGAAGAGCACCGAGAGACGGTAGCGCACTGA